In Leptolyngbya subtilissima AS-A7, the genomic window GCCAATAGCGCAGCGGAGAAGTTGCATCGACTCCGGCAGCAGAACCTGGAAAATTAGGCCCTCACCGAGGGATCGGTTTGGATGGACCATCGTTGCAACGTGAATTTTAGCGATCGCTGAACAATCAATGCTCAAGCCACTCGTAAACGCTCAATATCCCTTTTTGGTGGGGTACCAAACATACGGGCATATTCGCGGCTGAACTGAGACGGGCTCTCATAGCCAACCTGATACGCCGCGTAGGTTGCATCCGCGTCTTCAGCCAGCATCAGACGACGGGCTTCCAATAACCTCAACTGCTTTTGATATTGCAGTGGACTCATCGAGGTCACGGCCTTGAAGTGTCGATGGAATGATGCCGAAGACATACTCGCTTGCTCTGCTAAGTCATCAACCCGCAATGTCTTTGCAAACTCAGCTTTGATCTGTTTAATCACCTCAGCAATGCGCTGCATATGGCTGCCGGAAGTCGCGATTTGCCAAACCGCTTCGCTTTGGTCGCCCATGAGAAGCCGGTAATAGATTTCGCGAATCATCATCGGTGCCAGGAATGGAATATCCTCAGGCGTATCTAGAAGCCGCGTCAGTCGGGTGGCACAATCGATCAACGGGACACTTGAATCGCTAACGAACAAGCCTCTCACTGAACTCTCTTGTTTGTCCGAACGGCGCTGGATCTGATCGATGATATCCCAAAGCTGAGTCGCGTCTAGGCTGAGCTTAAAGCATAGGTATGGCTTGTCCGGTGTCGCTTCAACAATAGTTCCATTGAGCGGCAAATCAACTGTGACAACAATGTATTGAGCAGCACCATAGTGGTAGGTTTCCTTACCCAATAAGGTCTCTTTTTTACCCTGGACAATAATGCAAAGCGTCGGTTCATACACTGAGCAGAGTGCTACAGGAGCCACAGATTCTCGCATCAGCTCCAGTTGAGCGATCGCCGTCGAATGAATGCCGTTTCCCCTGCCCTCCGTGTGACGGGCTACTAATTGCGTTAGCTCTTGACACGCATCAATTGCGATCGCGCGCGTTGGGGATTCATCTACCATATTGAGTTCTCCGCTTAGGGGCATATTGTTAGACCTCCTCCCATCGTTTCGCTGCACCTATTATAGAGGGTTCTTTTAAGCACTATTCTCTTGCTTGAGAAAATCAGGCAATGATCTGCGAGATTTATGTACTCAAGGCCCTTCTGCTGGAGCCTACTATGAATCCATGCCCAAAAGGCAATGAAAGGATAAGGCAATAAAGGAGGGCTACCGTGGCTCAGAAAGCAGGGCTTATTTCATGTGCTTATCGTGGAATTGAAGCCGGAATCATAACCATCATTTTGTCAGCAGCGCATTGGTTAACGGCGACTGCCTACGAACAGAATACTTTGCATCGATTCGAGTCAAGCCTCAACATAGCGAAGCTTAGCGTAGGCATCACCGTTAAAGCTCAGATGTAGGGGTTATTGCGGATTTTTTCGGCACTTCTAG contains:
- a CDS encoding AraC family transcriptional regulator, whose protein sequence is MVDESPTRAIAIDACQELTQLVARHTEGRGNGIHSTAIAQLELMRESVAPVALCSVYEPTLCIIVQGKKETLLGKETYHYGAAQYIVVTVDLPLNGTIVEATPDKPYLCFKLSLDATQLWDIIDQIQRRSDKQESSVRGLFVSDSSVPLIDCATRLTRLLDTPEDIPFLAPMMIREIYYRLLMGDQSEAVWQIATSGSHMQRIAEVIKQIKAEFAKTLRVDDLAEQASMSSASFHRHFKAVTSMSPLQYQKQLRLLEARRLMLAEDADATYAAYQVGYESPSQFSREYARMFGTPPKRDIERLRVA